The following DNA comes from Gemmatimonadota bacterium.
CCCACGGCCACCCCGGTCATGACGGCCACCTCACGGTACTTGAATCCTTCGATGTCCCTCAGCACGAGGGCCTCGCGGGCCCGCTCCGGGAGCGTCGCCAGAGCGCGCTCCAGGTCGATCCGCGTCTCCGTGAAGGCCCCGCGTGCCTGCGCCGCGTAGCGCTCCACGTCCGGTGTCGGCTCCACCCATCGCTCCCGCCCCGCCCGGGTCCGTCGTTCCTGGAGCACCACGTTGACGGCCAGGCGGTGCATCCAGGTGCTGAAGCGGCTGTCGCCCCGGAAGGAGTCCAGCCGCTCCCAGGCCCGCACGAAGGCGTCCTGCGTGAGTTCGGCCGCCCGGTCGGGATCGGCCGTCATGCGCAGGCAGAGGCCGTAGATCCGGTCCACGGAGCGGCGGTACACCTCCGCGAAGGCGGAGCGGTCCCCGCCCTGCGCCCGCTGCACCAGGGTCTCCATGGAGACGGCCGCGGTGGTCACGTGGTGTCCAGGCTCCCGGGCTCGTGCCGTGGTCGTTGTCGCCATCGCACCCGTTCTGACGCGCCGGGCCGGTGGATGGTTTGGAGGGACCGGGCGGCGGTCCGCCAGGGAGCGACCCCCCGGGACGCAAGGAGGGGCGGCCGGTCGTCCGGCCGCCCCTCGTCCGTCCCCACCCCTTCGGGGCTCAGTTGCTGGTGCGACGCCCGTCGAGCTGCTCGATGGTGGCCATCGAGGGTCCCCGCTCCCGTTGGATCCGGCGCGCGGCGGCCTCCGCCTCCCGCATGACCCGGAGCAGGTTCTCGCCGATGAGCAGAGCCAGATCGTCTTCGCTCCAGCCCCGGCGGGACAGCTCCTCCAGCAGGGCCGGGTAGGTCGAGACGTCCTCGAGGCCCACCGGGGTGGACTCGATGCCGTCGAAGTCGCCCCCGATCCCGACGTGCTCGATGCCGGCCACCCGACGGATGTGCTCGATGTGGTCGGCGACGTCGGACAACGTGGCCTCGCCCGTGGACGACACGAACGAGGGCACGAACGTCACCATGACCACCCCGCCGTTCTGCGGCAGACGACGCAGCACGTCGTCCGGCACGTTGCGCGGATGGTCCGTCACACCGCGGGCCGACGAGTGCGAGAAGATCACCGGCGCCTCGGCCACGTCGAGCGCGTCGTTCATGGTGGCCGGGGACGTGTGCGACAGATCCACCAGCATCCCCAGCCGGTTCATCTCCCGCACGACCTCCTTCCCGAACTCGGTGAGCCCGTCGTGCGTGGGCTCGCCGGTGCCGGAGTCGGCCCAATCGATGGTGGTGGAGTGCGTGAGCGTCATGTACCGGGCGCCGGCC
Coding sequences within:
- a CDS encoding dipeptidase translates to MRILRPLLVLVLLAVAAPVTAQDSHAAKVQRVLDRVPLIDGHNDLPWAIRNSSAAPHDVAAYDLRRRTAGHTDIDRLRRGGVGAQFWSVYIPYESVETGAARMQLEQIDIANQVIDRYPDVFELATTASDIEGIFGRGRIASLLGMEGGHAIENSLGTLRAFYAAGARYMTLTHSTTIDWADSGTGEPTHDGLTEFGKEVVREMNRLGMLVDLSHTSPATMNDALDVAEAPVIFSHSSARGVTDHPRNVPDDVLRRLPQNGGVVMVTFVPSFVSSTGEATLSDVADHIEHIRRVAGIEHVGIGGDFDGIESTPVGLEDVSTYPALLEELSRRGWSEDDLALLIGENLLRVMREAEAAARRIQRERGPSMATIEQLDGRRTSN
- a CDS encoding sigma-70 family RNA polymerase sigma factor, whose translation is MTTAAVSMETLVQRAQGGDRSAFAEVYRRSVDRIYGLCLRMTADPDRAAELTQDAFVRAWERLDSFRGDSRFSTWMHRLAVNVVLQERRTRAGRERWVEPTPDVERYAAQARGAFTETRIDLERALATLPERAREALVLRDIEGFKYREVAVMTGVAVGTVKAQVHRARQLLKEVLER